In one Nicotiana tomentosiformis chromosome 6, ASM39032v3, whole genome shotgun sequence genomic region, the following are encoded:
- the LOC138894261 gene encoding uncharacterized protein: MADNDEIELVSDDPQVQSVEQESEEIRKLRQQLSDVYQAWVSGQPPPRGPSEETSTVLLTTQPPLQAMSDHILPPGYVPNYNLHAAPGTSNMRPPVAPVRNTPLVVSGAPVYTIPPPPLVTRPNNETLSHTYDGQYFSPNVSFKVSAPYNQTPQYESPVENEKAAKTFEPDEMARKMRSLEQNIKSIQGQGGHKSVSFSDLCMFPHIHLPPGFKTPKFEKYDRHGDPITHLKRYSNQLRGAGGKEKLPMAYFGESLMGVASEWFIDQDISHWHVWDDMAWAFVKQFQYNINIMPDRNSRSNMKKKLTESFREYAIKWREQAARVKPPMDNHELITIFLVGARA; this comes from the coding sequence ATGGCTGACAATGATGAGATCGAGCTGGTCAGTGATGACCCCCAAGTTCAGTCAGTTGAGCAAGAgtcagaggaaataagaaaattgagacaacaattgtctgatgtatatcaagcttgggtttccggtcagcctccaccccgggGTCCCTCAGAAGAAACTTCTACCGTACTCTTaactactcaaccaccgctccaagCAATGAGCgatcacattctaccaccagggtatgtgccaaactacaaccTCCATGCTGCCCCTGGTACCTCTAAtatgcgacctccagtcgcaccggtcaggaatACTCCTCTCGTCGTGTCTGGTGCACCAGTATATACAATCCCGCCACCACCTCTTGTGACAAGACCGAACAACGAGACACTATCTCAtacttatgatggccaatacttcTCTCCAAATGTGTCTTTCAAGGTCTCAGCTCCAtacaatcagactcctcagtacgagtcaccagtggaaaatgaaaaggctGCCAAAACAtttgagccggatgagatggccaggaaaatgagaAGTCTTGAACAAAACATAAAGAGCATACAGGGACAaggtggtcacaaaagtgtttcattcagtgatctatgcatgttccctcatatccatttgccaccagggttcaagaccccaaaatttgagaaatatgataGACACGGTGATCCTATCACCCACTTAAAAAGGTACtccaaccagctgaggggtgcaggtggaaaagaaaaattaccgatggcttattttggggaaagtcttatgggggtagcctctgaatggttcattgaccaagatatctctcactggcatgtctgggacgacatggcctGGGCATTTgttaaacaatttcaatacaacattaATATTATGCCGGATCGCAATTCCaggtccaatatgaagaaaaagttgactgaaagctttagggagtatgcaatcaagtggagggagcaagcggctagagttaagccacccatggataaccacgaattgatcactatttttcttgTAGGCGCAAGAGcatga